The genomic interval GATTCATTCGTATGAGCAATAATAAGCTCATCCGCGCTGATCAAAGCGAATCGGCCTGCTTTAAAGTTGCCTTCCTGCGTCAGTGAGAGCAAGTTCCATAAAAACTTCTCATCACACTTGAGCATTTCTTGAAATTCCATCAATCCGCGATTTGCCTTATTAAGCTCACCGTCAAAACGATAGGCACGAGGATCGGATTCAGATCCATACTCCGTTATCGTCGAGAAATCGATGCTTCCTGTAAGATCGGCGATATCTTGTGACTTCGGATCGGATGGGCTGAATGTGCCAATACCAACTCGGTTATCCTCAGAAATAAACACCCGCTCAACGAGTACGTTTTCAATATCGCCGCTGTATTCCGTCGTAAGCCTCATTTGGCATGAAGGGCATAGATTCCCTTCAATTCGAACACTGAGCTCTTTTTCAATATCAAGCCGAAGCTCATGGGGAATAAGATGAAGCGGATCCTCATGCATCGGGCAGCCTTTAATCGCATAAACGGCTCCACGCTCAGTTCTGGAAAATTTCTCAAGACCTTTTTTGAGCATCGTAACGATCGTGGACTTTCCTCCGCTGACCGGACCCATTAACAATAGAATCCGTTTACGAACCTCCAGCCTGCGAGCTGATGAATGGAAATATTCTTCAACCAGCTTCTCCACCGCACGATCCAGCCCAAAAATTTCTTGATCAAAAAATTTATACTGCTTGTTGCCGCCAACATCTTCCACCCCATGAGATTCAATCATTTCATAAACGCGAGAATGTGCTGTCATGGCCGGGGACGGGTCCTTCCTTAACAAATCAACGTAATCCTTGAATGTTCCTGTCCAAGCAAGTTTCTCGCTCTCAGCCTGATACTCCGATATTCGCTTGAAAATGTCCATACCGTGCCTCCTCCCATCGCTTCCGCATTCCACTTATCATTCTACGCCCGGGATTTGTCTCTAGACGCTCTATCGAGTGGTGCCAACTTTTATTGAGGTATTACATTCCTATGCTTATTCGAGGAGATAATTGCACACTATTTTTGTCCTTCATCCATCAAAAAACGACAAGTGCGCAAAATCCTTTGTTATAATGATTCATAAGCATCAATGGAAATGAACGTGGAGAGGAGTTAGTAAACGTGGCAGTAGCACGCGAAGAAGAGCTCTACAAACCTATAAAAAAGTATTATGAGCAGCTTGGGTATGCGGTAAAAAGCGAGGTCCTTCATTGCGATTTGGTCGCTATTCATCCTGAGCGAGCCGATACGATAATTGTCGAAATGAAAAAAACATTCAATCTCGCCTTGCTTTTGCAAGGGGTTGAACGTCTTCGATTAAATAGCCATGTCGTGCTGGCGGTTGAACGCAATCGAACGAAAAGCGGAGCGCACAACCAGCGCTTTGGCGATTTGACTGAACTGTGCCGAATGCTAGGACTCGGTTTTATGACCGTCACCTTCTATAAAACAAAGCCGCCGGTCATCGATTGGTTATGTCAGCCAGGCGATCCACCGCTGCGCGGAGTAAGGCGCAAGAAGCAAGCACAGCTGCTGACCGAGTTTAAGGAGCGCAGCGGCGACTATAACGTCGGCGGCAGTACAGGTCGCAAGCTTGTTACAGCATACCGCGAGAAGGCTCTGCGCTGTGCTTATGCGCTTCACACCTCGGGACCACTAGCGCCGCGCGAGGTCGCAGCCATTACTGGCTATAGACGCAGCGGCGAAACGCTGCGCAGCAATTATTACGGCTGGTTCGATCGCATTGAACGCGGCAAATACAGCCTGCGCCCTGAGGGCGCGGCTGCATTATCTGAATATAGCAATGTTATCGCTGAATGGTCAGCATCGGTTAGCTCCGCCCCGTAAATTCGCCGATCGCTTCAACAAACCGCAATACGCCTTGTTCTGTACGCGCTCCTGTATTATACGTGTAATTCAACCTTGCAGTGTTGCGCTGTGGATGATCGGCATAGAAAGAGCTGCCCGGCACAAACGCAACCCCTTTTTGAACCGCACACCGCAGGAGCGCCTCTGCATCCAAACCGTCAGGCAGCTCCAGCCATAGGAACATGCCGCCTTTCGGTTTTACCCAAGTGACGCCCTCTATTGCCTGGCGCTCAAGGAGACCATGCATCTCAAGCATACGCTCGCCGTATGACTTTGAGATAAGACGGATATGACCATCGAGATCAAACCCTTTAAGCAATTGACTTAATATTTGTTGATCGATCGTACTCGAGTGAAGATCGGCAGCTTGCTTAGCTTTGGCTACCATGTTGATGACTTCACTGTCTCCGATAGCCCAACCTGACCGCAGCGCAGGTGCTACCGTTTTAGAAAACGTACTCGTATAAAATACCGCGCCGCCCTCTACTTGTCCTTCTAATGAGAACAATGTAGGGAATTGCTCGCTCTCATCAAATTTTATGTCACCATAAGGATCATCTTCAATAATTGGCATTTCGTTTTGCTTGCAGAGAGCAAGTATTTTCTTCCTTCGCTCAACGCTCCATACACGTCCCGTTGGATTGCCGAATGTCGGAACAGCATAAAGCAGCTTCGGACGATACTCGCGAATAAGACGCTCTGCATCCTCAGGAATGATTCCATGCTCATCACTCTCCGCTGCCACTACCTTTAAACCATGAAGAGCAAATACTTGCAAGCTTGCCAAGTAAGTAGGCTTCTCTACCAAGATTACATCTCCAGGCTCTGTAAGTACGCCAACGAGCAAATCAATCGCCTGCTGCGATCCTGTCGTCAGAATCATTTGATCTGGATTAACATGCATTTGCTTAACGGCCATCCGCTCACAAAGCTGCTCCCGCAATGGCAAATACCCAGCTGTCAAACCATACTGCAATGCGCTTGCTCCTGCAGTAAATACTCTATCTGCTGCTTCGCGTACGGCTTGTACGGGGAACAGCTCCTCAGCTGGAAGTCCTCCAGCAAATGAGATCATTTCCTTTCCTTGCGTCAGCTTAAGTATATCCCTAACCGCTGAAGATTTAAGCTCTGATACTCTAGATGAAAAACGATAATTCATATTGATTGCTCCTCCTCGCAAGCTATATTGCTATGCTTATACTCTCTATGTTAACAATGTGTTCACAACTTTTAAAGTTTTCTTTTTTGCCATCGTTGGTTATAATAAAGACAGCATACTTGGAGGTGTCCCACAGATGAACTTTATTATCGTTATGACTGTGTTTGCATTGTTCATTACGGCGATGCTTACCAGCTCTTACAATGATGACAAAACAAAAGGACTATAAGCCTGCTTTATCCGCTTATAGCCAGCGCAACAAAAAAATGAAGCTTCCCGAAGAGCAACAATACTCTTCTCGGGAAGCTTCATTTCGTTATACAGCATGCAAAAACGCTGATTAGCGTTGCAGAACTGCCATTTCTTCCATACATACACCACAAACATAGCGATCCTTGAAATCACGAACTTCAACCATTGAACCGCAAAAAACACACTTTGGACGGTAACGCTCCAAAATGATATGGTCACCTTGGACGAAAATTTCAACGGGATCGCCCTCGTTCATCAAATAACGTTTACGTAATGATTTTGGAAGTACAATACGTCCGAGTTGGTCCACTTTTCTTACTACACCTGCTGGTTTCATCACTTTCACCTCTTCTGTGTCTGGTTTCGCAAGCTATTTTTGAGAAACCTCTGCGTTATAGTCTTTCGATGGCACTTCAGTATTTCCTTCCTAATTTAATAATTTCTTAATATCCTGCAATAATTCTTTTTATTAGAGCAAAAAAATTCCAAAAAATGAGAAATAAATTAACATTTTTAATCGAGTCCTGGAAAATGATTTTGTCTAAGCGCTTCATACACGATAATTGCTGCAGAATTGGACAGATTAAGTGATCGCACTTTATCCGTCATCGGCAATCTAATGCAAGTTTCTATATTCGCATCTATAAGCTCCTGTGGCAAGCCCTTTGTTTCTTTCCCGAATACAAAGAAATCGCCATCCTGATACTCGAACTGTGAATACGTCTTCTTCGCTTTCGTACTTGCGTAGAAGAATCGGCCTTGCGGATAACTTGCGAGCACCTCATCGAAGGAATCATGATACTCGATATGTACCGAGTGCCAATAATCGAGTCCTGCCCTCTTCAAAGTACGATCGTCCGTATCGAAGCCAAGTGGTCTTACCAAATGCAAAATAGTGCCGGTTGCAGCGCATGTACGAGAAATATTACCTGTATTTGCAGGAATTTCTGGTTCTACCAAAACAATATGAAATGGCATAGTTTTGTTTCTCACCTCTCATTTTGCCTATTATACACGAAAATGACGAATATTTTTACACCCACTTTACGTACCGTTAATCTCAAGCATAATTTCAACCTTCATAATAGAACCATAATAGGCGGAAACACATGGAGGAGAGCTGAATCATGCGAAAAAAAATTTTGATCGTGGATGACGAACCATCTATTTCAATGTTGATTGAATTTAACTTAAAGCTGGCAGGTTATGATGTACGTTGTGTAGGTGATGGTGAAGCTGTATTCGAAATGCTTAAACCTTTCCGTCCCGACTTAATTGTTCTAGATCTCATGCTGCCAAAGATGGATGGACTCCAAGTTTGCCGCGAGCTGCGCAAGCAAAGCAATGCTGTACCCATCGTTATGCTGACTGCACTTCAAGACGTAACCGATAAAATAGCTGGTCTTGATAATGGTGCCGATGACTATATGACTAAACCTTTTAGCCCGCAGGAGCTTGTTTCCCGTATTCAAGCTATTTTCCGCCGAGTTCAATCGCTTCCAGGCACTGCTGATGACACTACGTTCAACATTGGCCGCTTGAAGGTTCAGGTTGAACAGCGTGAAGTATTCATAGACGGCAAATCCGTTGAGCTTACGCCAAAGGAATTTGAACTGCTATTGTTCCTATGCCGCCACAAAGGAAAAGTGCTTAGTCGCCAGCAGCTGCTTCACGGCGTTTGGGATTACCATTTCCTCGGTGATACGCGAATCGTCGACGTTCATATTAGCCATCTGCGCGACAAGATCGAGAAAAACGCACGTACGCCGGAATATATTATGACTGTCCGCAATGTCGGTTATAAATTAAACGGTCCTCATATTGCTGAGAGCAGTCTTGCCCAAGCTTAATGAACTTATAACGTCCATACCCAAAAAAACAGCCTGCTTCTATATTAGAAGCAGGCTGTTTCTATTCTAGCAATTATAGGCGTGAAAACAAAACTACTTATTAACCGTTCCGTTTTTGGAAGTCAGCCATGAATTGTGCAAGCGCCTGGCAGCTCTCAAGCGGAACCGCATTGTAAGTTGAAGCTCTTAGGCCGCCAACATCGCGATGACCCTTCAAGCCTTCAAAACCTTCTTTC from Paenibacillus sp. FSL K6-3182 carries:
- a CDS encoding DUF2161 family putative PD-(D/E)XK-type phosphodiesterase encodes the protein MAVAREEELYKPIKKYYEQLGYAVKSEVLHCDLVAIHPERADTIIVEMKKTFNLALLLQGVERLRLNSHVVLAVERNRTKSGAHNQRFGDLTELCRMLGLGFMTVTFYKTKPPVIDWLCQPGDPPLRGVRRKKQAQLLTEFKERSGDYNVGGSTGRKLVTAYREKALRCAYALHTSGPLAPREVAAITGYRRSGETLRSNYYGWFDRIERGKYSLRPEGAAALSEYSNVIAEWSASVSSAP
- a CDS encoding PLP-dependent aminotransferase family protein — its product is MNYRFSSRVSELKSSAVRDILKLTQGKEMISFAGGLPAEELFPVQAVREAADRVFTAGASALQYGLTAGYLPLREQLCERMAVKQMHVNPDQMILTTGSQQAIDLLVGVLTEPGDVILVEKPTYLASLQVFALHGLKVVAAESDEHGIIPEDAERLIREYRPKLLYAVPTFGNPTGRVWSVERRKKILALCKQNEMPIIEDDPYGDIKFDESEQFPTLFSLEGQVEGGAVFYTSTFSKTVAPALRSGWAIGDSEVINMVAKAKQAADLHSSTIDQQILSQLLKGFDLDGHIRLISKSYGERMLEMHGLLERQAIEGVTWVKPKGGMFLWLELPDGLDAEALLRCAVQKGVAFVPGSSFYADHPQRNTARLNYTYNTGARTEQGVLRFVEAIGEFTGRS
- a CDS encoding AbrB/MazE/SpoVT family DNA-binding domain-containing protein, encoding MKPAGVVRKVDQLGRIVLPKSLRKRYLMNEGDPVEIFVQGDHIILERYRPKCVFCGSMVEVRDFKDRYVCGVCMEEMAVLQR
- the trmL gene encoding tRNA (uridine(34)/cytosine(34)/5-carboxymethylaminomethyluridine(34)-2'-O)-methyltransferase TrmL encodes the protein MPFHIVLVEPEIPANTGNISRTCAATGTILHLVRPLGFDTDDRTLKRAGLDYWHSVHIEYHDSFDEVLASYPQGRFFYASTKAKKTYSQFEYQDGDFFVFGKETKGLPQELIDANIETCIRLPMTDKVRSLNLSNSAAIIVYEALRQNHFPGLD
- a CDS encoding response regulator transcription factor — encoded protein: MRKKILIVDDEPSISMLIEFNLKLAGYDVRCVGDGEAVFEMLKPFRPDLIVLDLMLPKMDGLQVCRELRKQSNAVPIVMLTALQDVTDKIAGLDNGADDYMTKPFSPQELVSRIQAIFRRVQSLPGTADDTTFNIGRLKVQVEQREVFIDGKSVELTPKEFELLLFLCRHKGKVLSRQQLLHGVWDYHFLGDTRIVDVHISHLRDKIEKNARTPEYIMTVRNVGYKLNGPHIAESSLAQA